CGACCCGGCCCGCGGCACCGAGGTGACCCGCGGCCAGCTCGACGGCGGCGCCGACGTGGTCTACCACGCGGCGGGCGGCTCCGGCCAGGGCGTGTTCGAGGCCGTGGCCTCGGCGACCACCGCGGACGCCCCGAAGTACGCGATCGGCGTCGACTCCGACCAGTACAACACCGTCGCGGCCCCGACCAACGAGGTGATCATGACCTCGATGCTCAAGCGCGTCGACGTCGCGGTCTTCAACTACATCAACGCCGTGGCCGGCGGCGACACCACGGTGATCCCGCCGGTGTTCGACCTGTCCGTCGACGGCGTGGGCTACTCCACCACCGGCGGAGGGGTCGACGACATCGCCGCCGATCTCGACGCCTACAAGGCCGCCATCATCAGCGGCGACATCACGGTGAGCAGCACGCCGTAAGGCGCTGGGCGATAGGGCATCATCGCCGTACGCGGGGGGCCGGGGCCGATCGCCCCGGCCCCCCGACGCACGTCCGACGCCCGCACGTTCGACAAGGAGTGGCATGACGGACTACGCCGTCGAGCTGGCCGGGATCACCAAGCGCTTCCCGGGGGTGGTCGCCAACAGCGACATCCACCTCGCGGTGCGCCGCGGCGAGGTGCACGCGCTGTGCGGGGAGAACGGGGCCGGCAAGTCGACGCTGATGAAGATCCTCTACGGGATCCAGCAGCCCGACGAGGGAACGATCACCGTCGACGGCGGGCAGGTGCGGTTCCGCTCGCCGGCCGACGCGATCAGGGCCGGGATCGGCATGGTGCACCAGCACTTCATGCTGGCCGACAACCTCACCGTCGCGGAGAACATCCTGCTCGGCGCGGAGGCGCAGCTCGGCATCGGGGCGAAGGCGAAGGCCCGGATCACCGAGCTGGCCCGCACCGTCGGTCTCGACGTGCGGCCCGACACGCTCGTGGAGCGGCTCGGGGTGGCCGACCGGCAGCGCGTCGAGATCGTCAAGGTGCTCTACCGCGGCGCCCGCACGATCATCCTCGACGAGCCGACCGCCGTGCTGGTGCCGCAGGAGGTCGACGACCTGTTCGACACCCTGCGCGGCATGCGCGCCGAGGGCTTCACGTTCCTGTTCATCTCCCACAAGCTCGACGAGGTGCGCGCGATCGCCGACTCCATCACGGTGATCCGCCGCGGCACCTGTGTCGGCACCGCCGACCCGAAGGCGGTCACGAGCCGCCAGCTGGCCGAGATGATGGTCGGCAGCGAGCTGCCCAGCCCGGAGACCCGCGACTCCACCGTCACCGACCGCGAGGTGCTGCGCGTGACGGGCCTGCAGCTGGCCTCCGACGACGGGGGCCGGCCGCTGCTCTCCGACGTCGACCTCGTCGTGCACGCGGGTGAGGTGCTCGGCATCGCGGGCGTCGAGGGCAACGGGCAGACCGAGCTCGTCGAGACGATCATGGGGATGCGCCGGGCCGCGGACGGCGCGATCACGCTGTCCGGCAAGGACATCACCCGTGCGGGCACGCTGGCGCGGCGCGAGGCCGGCATCGGCTACGTCGCGGAGGACCGCACCCGCTACGGCCTGCTGGCCACGCAGCCGCTGTGGGCCAACCGGATCCTGGGCTACCAGAGCCGCCGCCCGGTGGCGCACGGCGGCCTGATCGACCGCGAGGCGGCCCGCCGCGACACCCAGCGCATCGTCGAGGAGTTCGACGTGCGCACGCCCGGCGTCGACGTCGCCGCGGCCGCGCTGTCCGGCGGCAACCAGCAGAAGCTGATCGTCGGGCGCGAGCTGTCCGGCGACCCCGTGCTGCTGATCGCCTCGCACCCCACCCGCGGCGTCGACGTCGGGGCGCAGGCGGGGATCTGGGAGGTGCTGCGCCGGGCGCGCGCGAACGGCCTCGCGGTGCTGCTGATCAGCGCCGACCTGGACGAGCTGATCGGTCTGTCCGACACGATCAAGGTGATGCTGCGCGGGCGCCTGGTGGCCGACGCCGACCCCGCCACGGTCACCCCCGAGGAGCTGGGAACCGCCATGACCGGTGCCGACGGAGCCGCGGCATGACCGTCAGCCGCATCCGCACCGCGCTGCTGCCCCCCGTACTGGCGATCCTGTTCGCCGCCGCGCTGTGCGCCGTGGCGCTGGTGATCAGCGGGGCGTCGCCCCTGACGGCGCTGGGCGTCATGATCGGCCAGGTCGGGCAGGGCACCACGGCCGTCGACATCGTCAACAGCGCCGCCATCTACTACTTCGTCGCGCTGGCCGCGGCGATCGGCTTCCAGATGAAGCTGTTCAACATCGGGATCGAGGGCCAGTACCGGCTCGCGGCGTGCGTGGCCGCGATCGTCGGCGGCCTGATCGTCCTGCCGCCGGTGCTGCACACGCTGGTGATCATCGTCGTGGCGGTGCTCGTCGGGGCGGTCTGGGCCGGGATCCCCGCGCTGCTCAAGGCCTACCGCGGCGTCAGCGAGGTGATCTCCACGATCATGCTGAACGCCGTCTCGCTCGGCCTGATCGCGTTCCTCATCCGCCCCGACTCGTTCGGGGTGCTGCAGGGCAACAACATCTCCACGAAGCCGATCGAGCCGAGCGGGCAGTTCCCGGGCGTCGACACCGGAGCGGGCACCGTCTTCGGGATGGTGTTCGTGGCCGTGCTGCTCGGCATCGGCTACTGGTTCCTGCTCAACCGCACGCGGTTCGGGTTCGAGCTCAAGGCGTCCGGCGAGTCGGCGACGGCGGCCACCGCAGGCGGTGTCGACGCGAAGCGGATGGTGATCATCGCGCTCGTCCTGTCGGGGGCGGTGGCCGGACTGGCCGGTCTGCCGGAGGTGCTCGGGCGCGACTTCGCCTACACGCTGACCTCGCCGCAGGGCTACGGCTTCACCGGCCTCGCCGTCGCGCTGCTGGGGCGCAACCACCCCGCGGGCATCGCGTTCGGCGCGCTGCTGTGGGCGTTCCTGGACAAGTCGGCGATCGCGCTCGACAACGTCGGCGTGCCCCGCGACATCGTCCTGATCATGCAGGGCTCGGTGGTGCTGTCGGTGGTCGTCGCGTACGAGATCGTGCGGCGCTACGAGCTCGCCGCCGAGCAGCGCCGGGTGGCCGCGCAGCTGCGCGGCGTCCCCGGGACCGAGAACACGTCAGCGACCGAGAAGGAGCCGTCGGCATGACCGCCACCCTCGCGAAGGCGGGCCGCAGCTTCGGCGCGCTGCCCGGCTGGGCGCGCTCGGCGATCGTCGTGGCGATCGGCGTCGGGCTGCTGGCGGTCACGGCCACGCTCACCGGCCAGATCCAGCTGACCTCCAGCGGCACCACCCAGGCCGCGGTGCGGCTGCTGCTGCCGATCCTGTTCGCCGCGCTGGGCGGGCTGTGGGCCGAGCGCGCGGGCGTCATCAACATCGGGCTCGAGGGCATGATGATCCTCGGGACCTGGGGCGCGGCATGGGCCGGCTACCAGTGGGGCCCGTACGCCGCCGTCGTCGGCGGGCTGGTGTTCGGGGTGCTCGGCGGGCTGCTGCACGCCGTCGCGACCGTGACGTTCGGCGTCAACCACATCGTCTCCGGCGTCGCCATCACGCTGCTCGGCCTCGGCGTCACCAAGTACCTCTCGACGCTGGTCTTCCTCCCGATCTCCGGCAACCCGCGGCAGAGCCCGCGGGTGGAGGGTTTCGAGACGTTCTCGGTGCAGCCGCTGGCCGACGGGCTCGCCGCCGTCGAGCGCGAGCAGCGGGTCGTGCTCTCCGACGTCGCGGGGCTCCTCGGCGGGCTGCTGTCCGGGCTGACCCCGCTCGTCGTGCTCGGGTTCGTGCTGGTGCCCGCGAGCTACCTGCTGCTGTGGCGCACCAGCTTCGGGCTGCGGCTGCGCTCGTGCGGGGAGAACCCGGTGGCTGCGGAGTCGCTGGGCGTGCAGGTCTACTTCTACAAGTACGTCGCGCTGATCGTGTCCGGCGGGCTCGCGGGGCTCGGCGGCGCCGCGCTCACCCTCAACCCCGGGCAGCTCGGCTACCTGGAGGGGCAGACCGGCGGCCGCGGCTACATCGGACTCGCCGCGATGATCTTCGGCAACTGGCGGCCCGGCGGGCTGCTCGCCGGCTCGGCGCTGTTCGGCTACGTCGACGGCGTGCAGCTGCGCGCGGGCGGCGAGGCGGTGCACGCTCTGCTCTACGGGGCGTCGATCCTGGCCGTCGGGCTGGCCGTCGTGTGGGTGCTGCGCCGGCGGTGGCAGACCGCGGCGATCGCGCTCGGTGCGGGGGCCGTGGTCTACGCGATCTACTTCTCGACCGAGACGGTGCCGCGCGAGTTCGCCTCCTACGCGCCGCAGATCGTCACGCTGCTGGTGCTGGCGGTGGCGTCGCAACGGCTGCGGCCGCCCGCCGCGATCGGCGTCGAGTACCGGAGGGGCGAGGGTGACTGACCGTGGATGTGACTGACTGGGAGGCGCTCCGGTCCGCCGCGGTCTCCGCGGCGGGGTCGGCGTACGCGCCCTACTCGCACCTGCAGGTCGGCGCGGCGGCGGTCTGCGACGACGGCCGCGTCGTCACCGGGTGCAACGTCGAGAACGCCTCCTACGGGCTCGGGCTGTGCGCGGAGTGCACGATGGCCGGGCAGCTGCGGCTCACCGGCGGCGGCCGGTTCGTCGCGGTCGCGTGCCGGTCGGGCACGGGGGAGCTGCTCATGCCGTGCGGCCGGTGCCGGCAGGTGCTCTACGAGTTCGGCGGGCCCGACTGCCTGCTCGACACCCCCCGCGGCGTCCGGCCGCTGAGCGAGGTCCTGCCCGACGCGTTCGGCCCGGAGCACCTCCCCACCTGACCCTGCAGGGTGCGCGCGGGGTGCGACGGGGCGGGTCGTACGGTCGGCGCATGAGCTTCTCGACCGTCGACGTGATCACCGCCAAGCGCGACGGGCGCCGGCTCACCGACGAGCAGATCGACTGGGTGCTGGCCGCCTACACCCGCGGCGACGTCGCCGACGAGCAGATGTCAGCGCTGGCGATGGCGATCCTGCTCAACGGCATGGACGCCGCCGAGATCGCCCGCTGGACCCAGGCCATGATCGACTCCGGCGAGACGCTGTCGTTCGGGGACATCGGCCGCCCGCTGGTGGACAAGCACTCCACCGGCGGCGTCGGCGACAAGATCACACTGCCGCTCGCGCCGCTCGTCGCGGCCTGCGGGGCGGCGGTCCCGCAGCTGTCCGGGCGCGGGCTCGGGCACACCGGCGGCACGCTGGACAAGCTGGAGTCGATCCCCGGCTGGCGGGCGTCGCTGACGCTCGACGAGATCGCGGCCCAGCTCGCGGCGGTCGGCGCGGTCGTCTGCGCCACCACCCCGACGCTCGCCCCGGCCGACCGCAAGCTCTACGCCCTGCGCGACGTCACCGGCACCGTCGAGTCCATCCCGCTCATCGCGAGCTCGATCATGAGCAAGAAGATCGCGGAGGGCACGGGCGGGCTGGTGCTCGACGTCAAGGTCGGGTCGGGGGCGTTCATGAAGACCCTCGACCGGGCCCGGGAGCTCGCGCGCACGATGGTCGACATCGGTGGGGCCCACGGCCTCGCCACCACGGCGCTGGTCACCGACATGTCGGTGCCGCTCGGGCGGGCCGCCGGCAACGCGCTGGAGGTCGCCGAGTCCGTCGAGGTGCTGCGCGGGGGCGGGCCGGCCGACGTCGTCGCGCTGACGGTCGCGCTGGCCCGGGAGATGCTCGCGCTCGCCGGGATCACCGACGTCGACCCGGCGCAGGTGCTCGCGTCGGGCGCCGCGTACCCGGTGTGGGAGGCCATGATCGCGGCCCAGGGCGGCGACCCGTCCGCGGCGCTGCCGGTGGCCTCGCACGTGGAGACGGTCGCGGCCGACCGGTCCGGCACGTTCACCCCCGACGCCCTCGCCGTCGGCGTGGCGGCCTGGCGCCTCGGGGCCGGGCGGGCGCGCAAGGAGGACGCGGTGCAGGCCGGGGCCGGGGTGCTGCTGCTCGTCGACCCGGGGGCCGAGGTGGGGGCCGGGACGCCGCTGCTGGAGCTGCACACCGACACCCCCGCCGCCGTGGCCGGGGCCCGCGCCGCCCTCGACGGGGGGCTGCGGATCACCGACGGCCCCGCCGAGCGCCCGGAGCTGCTCCTGGACACGATCCGCCCCTGACGCGCGGCCGCCGGGATCGCCACCCGCGGCGGACTCGCGGGGTGGCGTCGGCCGACTCGCCGGGTGGGAGCGGCACACTCGCGGGGACGACGGAGGGCCCCGACTCCGTCGAGTCGGGGCCCTCCGTGGTGCGTGCCGCGGTCAGTCGTCGTCGGGGTCGTCGGTGACGGTGTCGCCCGCGCTCGCCCCGTTCGACGACTTCACCGTGACCTTGCGCGAGCGGCGCTGGGTCGGGCGGGGCGGCGGGGGCGGGGACTGCGGCTGCCCGCCCCGGCCCAGGATGAGCTCGGCGAAGGTGGCCATCGCCTCGTCGAGCTGGCCGCCGTTGCGCCGCTCGGACTCCTCGTTGGCCCGCTCCACCAGCGCGCGCACCTCGGCGGCGTCGGGGCGCTCGACGAGCACGGCGTCGATGCGGCCGAGCTTCTCGTCGAGGCGGCCGTCGAGCGAGCCGAACTTGCCGTCGACGGCCTTGTCGAGCGACTCCAGCCGGTCGGTGACGGCCTGGTCGACCGCGTCGAGCCGGGCCGCGAGGGCCTCCAGGCGGGCGGCGAGCCCGTCGAGCGGCTCCGTCGGGTCGACGGCGGGGCGCCCGGCCAGGTCCTCCAGGCGGCGGTGCAGGCCGACGCTGGTGTCGCCGAGCAGGTTGCGCAGGCCCTCGCCGGTCTCGTCGAACGCACGGGAGGCGCCGTCGAGCTGCTCGCGGACCACGCGCTCGATGCCGTCGATCCGCTCCTTGATCGGCGTGCCGACCGAGGACGGCATCGCGTCGAGGCGCATCTCGTGGCGGTCGAGCCGGTTGTCGAGGTCGTCGAGGCGCTTGTGCAGCCCGCCGAGGCGGTCGTCGAGCCCGTCCATCCGCCCGGAGATGCCCTCCATGCGCCCGGCCATGCCGTCGAGGCGGCCGTCGAGCTGGGCGAACGGCTTCGCCAGCTTGTCGGGCAGCGCCTCCAGTGCCCGCATCACCGAGGCGAGGGTGGCGTCCTGGGCGTCGAGCTTGGCGACGGTCTCGTCGAGGCGCTCGGCGAGGACGCTGACCTCGGTGCGGTCGGGCAGCTCGGTGAGGCGCTTGCGCACCGTGCCCAGCGCGTCGAGGGCGGCGAGGCGGGCGTGGATCTCGTCGAGCGAGTCGAAGATCTGCTGCTGCTCGCTGTCGCGGATCTCGGCGGCGCGCACGAGCATTCCGCGCATGCGGTCGAACGACTGGATGGAGTCATTGCTCATGGCGGCGGGGAGCTTCCTCTGAGCGGACGGGGAGCACTCAGCGTAGCGATGGCCGGTGATCACCCGTCCGCGGCTCCCCGTTCGGCGGTGGCGTCGCCCGTACGGACGAGTCCGACCGGCCGGGGAGGGCGCCGTGACGTGGTGTTCTAGGTTCAGCACGTGCCCGTACCCCTGAACCTCGAGACCGTCCGCGACGCGCCCAAGGTCCTGCTCCACGACCACCTCGACGGCGGCCTGCGCCCGGTCACGGTGGTCGAGCTCGCCGACGCCGTCGGTTACGGCCCGCTACCGACCGTCGACGTTCCGGCGCTGGGCCGCTGGTTCCTCGACGCCGCGCACTCCGGGTCGCTGGTGCGCTACCTGGAGACGTTCGGGCACACCGTCGGCGTGATGCAGACCGCCGACGCGCTCGTCCGGGTCGCCGCCGAGTGCGCCGAGGACCTCGCCGACGACGGCGTCGTCTACGCGGAGGTGCGGTTCGCCCCCGAGCTGCACGTGGACGGGGGGCTGGAGCTGCCCGCCGTCGTCGAGGCGGTGCTGGAGGGCTTCCGCGTCGGCTGCGCGCGGGCGGCGCAGCGGGGTCGCCGGATCCGCGTCGGCTGCCTGCTCACCGCGATGCGCCACGCCGCCCGCAGCCGCGAGATCGCCGAGCTCGCGATCCGCTACCGCGACGTCGGCGTGGTGGGCTTCGACATCGCCGGGGCCGAGGCCGGGTTCCCGCCCACGCGCCACCTCGACGCGTTCGAGTACGTCCGCCAGCAGAACGGGCACTTCACGATCCACGCGGGCGAGGCGTTCGGGCTGCCGTCGATCTGGGAGGCGCTGCAGTGGTGCGGCGCCGACCGCCTCGGGCACGGCGTCCGGATCGTCGACGACATCACCGTCGACGACAACGGCGACGCCTCGCTCGGCCGGCTCGCCGCGTACGTCCGGGACATGCGGATCCCGCTGGAGATGTGCCCGACGTCGAACCTGCACACCGGCGCGGCGAAGTCGCTCGCGGAGCACCCGATCGGCCTGCTGGCGAAGCTGCGGTTCCGGGTCACGGTCAACACCGACAACCGGCTGATGTCCGACATCTCGATGAGCCGGGAGATGGCCGGGCTCGCCGAGACGTTCGGCTACGACTGGGCCGACCTGCAGTGGTTCACCGTCAACGCGATGAAGTCGGCGTTCATCGGGTTCGACGAGCGGCTGGCCCTGATCAACGACGTGATCAAACCCGGCTACGCGGCGCTGCAGGCCTAGTTCTGGTGCAGGCGCCCGGACAGGTCCTCGACGAGCTCGCGGAACCGCGCCGACTCCCGGTCGAACGGCGGGCTCGGGGCCAGGCGGGTCGGGTTCGGGCGCACCACGAACGACACGAGCCAGCCCAGCGGCTGGTTCTCCGCCAGCGCCTCGGCGGGCTCGTCGTCGCCCGCCCACTCGGCGACGTCGCGCAGCAGCTCGGTGGCCTGCTCCAGCTGCGTCGCGTCGACCGCGACGACACCCTCGGCGATGTCGTCGGCCAGCCCGGTGAGGACGTAGGTGTCGAGCTCGTGGACCTCGACCTCCAGCTCGCCCACCGCCGCCTTCGCGACGACGTCGGGCCAGGTGGACGCGACCGTCAGGTCGTGCCCCTCGGCCCCGTCCTCGCCGATCCAGCGGGCCAGCGCGCGCTCGCTGCCGAACACCTCGACGGTGCCGCCGCTGCCCAGGAACACCGGCTTGTCGTCGAGGAAGCAGCGCAGCGAGACGAACTCGCCGTCGCGGGTGGTGATCCGGATCGGGTGGATGCCGACCTCGTCCCAGAAGCCCGCCGCGGCGTCCTCGTCGTCGGCGGTGTCGTCGTCGGTGTCGACCGAGTCGTCGGCGGGGAGGACGGCGTCGACGTCCTCGACCGGCACGACCTCCTTCTCCGCGACCGCGAGCGCCGCGGCGTCGACCTCGGGGGTGTCGACGAGGTCGTCGAGCGCGTCGATCACGTCGTCCCAGCGCGCGGCGATCACGCCGACCATCTCGGTCCACAGCCGGGCGCCCTCGCGCCCGACGAACGGCTGGGTGCCCTGGCGGAGCAGGTCGAAGCCCGGCGCGGAGTCGAGCACCTCGGTGACGACGTCGAGCCCGCAGACGTCGGAGATCGAGCGCAGCATCTCGACGATCTCGCTCAGCTCGCCGATCGTCCACTGGTCGGCGTCCTCGGCGGCGATCTCGGGCACGCCGATGACGTCGTAGACCTGGGTGTCCTCCGGCGTCAGCTCGGCGACCGTGAGGTCGGGGACCACCGACCACGCCGGGTGGTCGATCAGGTCGTGCTCGCGGACCGTGCGGACGAACGCCGCGAGCTGCGCGACCTCGGGGAAGGCGAACAGCGCGTCGTCGTCGCCGAGGAAGGCCTCCCACTCCTCGCCGTCCTCGCGCCACCTCGGCGCCCACAGGGTGACGAGGTCGCCCTCGGTGAGGGAGAGCTGGATCGGGACGATGTCGCTGGCCACGGCGAGAGCCTAGGACCCGCCCCGGTCAGCGACCGACCGGGTGCCAGACGGTCTTGATCTCGGCGAACGCGCGCAGCCGGCCGATGCCCGGTGCGCGAGCCGGATCCGGTTCGGCGGCCGGGCGGGGCAGCACCCGCTTCACGGTGCCCGCCGCGGCCCGCTCGCAGTCGGCCGCGACCTCCTCCGGCGCGCCGACGAGGTCGAGCGCCTGCACGTCGCCGTGCGCGGCGAGCCAGGGGGCCAGCTCCGCGGTGGAACCGGTGAGGACGTTGACGACGCCGCCCGGGACGTCGGAGGTGGCGAGCACCTCGCCGAGGCCGACCGCGGGCAGCGGCCGCTCCTGCGACGCCACCACCACGACGGTGCAGCCGGTGGCCAGCACCGGGGCGACGACGTCGACGAGGCCCAGCAGCGACGACGACTGCGGCGCCAGCACGCCGACCACGCCCGTCGGCTCGGGGGTGGACCAGTTGACCAGCGGCCCCGCGACCGGGTTGACCGAGCCCAGCACGGAGGCGATCTTGTCGGTCCAGCCCGCGTACCAGACCCAGCGGTCGATCGCGGCGTCGACGAGGCCCGACGCCTTCCGGCGCGTCCCGCCCTCGGCGGCCAGCACGTCGTCGACGAACTGGTCGTGGCGGGCCTGCAGCATCTCGGCGACGCGGTAGAGGACCTGGCCGCGGTTGTAGGCCGTCGCCCCGGACCAGCCGCCGAACGCGCCGCGGGCGGCGGAGACGGCGTCGCGGAGGTCCTTGCGGCTCGCCTGCGCGGCGTGGGCCAGCAGCCGGCCCTTCGTGTCGGAGACCGGGTAGACGCGGCCGGACTCCGACCGGGGGAAGGCACCGCCCACGTACAGCTTGAACGTCTTGGCCACGGGGAGGCGGCCGTCGACGGCGGGGGAGAGGCTCACGGGGTCAGCCTACGGCCGGGCGCCGACGGGGTCAGGCGGAGAGGTAGGCCTCCAGGCCCGCCCGCCCGCCCTCGCGGCCGAAGCCGGACTCCCGGTAGCCGCCGAAGGGGGAGGTGGGGTCGAAGCGGTTGAAGGTGTTGGTCCAGACCACCCCGGCCCGCAGGCGCTGCGCGGTCCACATCGCCTTCGCGCCCTTCTCCGTCCAGATCCCCGCCGATAGTCCGTAGGGGGTGTTGTTGGCCTTCGCCACGGCCTCCTCCGGCGTGCGGAAGGTGAGGACCGAGAGCACCGGGCCGAAGATCTCCTCGCGGGCCACCCGCATCGTCTGCTCGACGCCGGAGAACACCGTGGGCGGGAAGTACAGGCCGCGCTCGGGCAGCGGGCAGGAGCTGGTCCAGCGCACGGCGCCCTCGGCGTCGCCCGCGGCGGCGAGGTCGACGATCCGGCCCAGCTGGGCGCGGGAGTTGATCGCGCCGACGTCGGTGTTCTTGTCCAGCGGGTCGCCGACGCGCAGGGTCTCGACGCGGCGCAGCAGCAGCTCGGAGAACTCCTCGGCGATCGACTCCTGCACGAGCAGCCGCGACCCGGCGCAGCAGACGTGGCCCTGGTTGAAGAAGATCCCGTCGACGACGCCCTCGACGGCCTGGTCGATGGCCGCGTCGTCGTAGACGATGTTGGCGGCCTTGCCGCCGAGCTCCAGGGTGAGGCGGCGGCCGGTGCCCGCCAGCGTCCGCTGGATCTCCTTGCCGACGTCGGTGGATCCGGTGAACGCCACCTTGTCGAGCCCGGCGTGCCCGACGAGCGCCGCGCCGACGTCGCCCGCCCCGGGCAGCACGTTGAGCACGCCGGCGGGCAGCCCGGCCTCGGCGGCGATCTCGGCGAGGACCAGCGCGGTGAGCGGGGTGGTCTCGGCGGGCTTGAGGACGATCGTGTTGCCGCAGGCCAGTGCGGGGGCGATCTTCCAGGCGGCCATCAGCAGCGGGAAGTTCCACGGGATCACCGCGCCCACGACGCCGACCGGGCGGGGATCGGGGCCGAGCCCGGCGTAGCCGAGCTTGTCGGCCCAGCCGGCGTGGTGGAACAGGTGCGCCGACGCGGTGGGCACGTCGACGTCGCGGGACTCGCGGATCGGCTTGCCGTTGTCGAGCGTCTCCAGCACGGCCAGCTCGCGGGAGCGCTCGGCGACGATGCGCGCGATCCGGTAGAGGTACTTGGCCCGCTCGGCGCCCGGCATCGGGCCCCAGGTCTTCTCGAACGCGCGTCGGGCGGCGGCGACGGCCCGGTCGACGTCCTGCGCCGACGCGGTGCCGACCTCGGCGAGCACCTCCTCGGTGGCCGGGTTGACCGTCTTCAGCGCCTCGCCGCCCCCGTCGACGAACGCGCCGTCGACGAAGGGGCGGTAGGTGGGCGCCAGGTTCGCCAGCGCCGCGGACTCGGGGGCGGGGGCGTAGTCCCAGGTGGTCATCAGGCGGTGCCGATCCGGTCGGTGTTCTCGTAGTGTCCGAGCGCCTGGGTGCGGCGCTGCCGGAGCAGGTCGCCCAGCAGGGACGACGCCCCGAACCGGAACAGGTCGGGCGTCAGCCACTGCGGTCCGGCGACCTCGTTGACGGCGACGAGGTGCCGGATCGCGTCCTTGCTGGTGCGGATCCCGCCCGCGGCCTTGACCCCGCGCAGCTCGCCGGTGGCCCGGTGCCAGTCGCGGACGGCCTGCAGCATCACCTGCACGACCGGCAGGGTGGCGGCGGGGGAGATCTTGCCGGTGGAGGTCTTGATGACGTCGGCCCCGGCGAGCAGTGCGAGCCAGGAGGCGCGGCGCACGTCGTCGTAGCCGGCGAGCTCGCCGGTCTCCAGGATGACCTTGAGGTGGGCCGGCCCGCAGGCCGCCTTGACGGCGACGATCTCGTCGAACACCTGGCCGTAGCGGCCGGACAGCCACGCGCCGCGGTCGATCACCATGTCGATCTCCGACGCCCCCGCGTCGACGGCGAGGGCGGTGTCGGCCAGCTTCACCGCGCGCGACGAGCGCCCGGCGGGGAACGCGGTGGCGACGGCGGCGACGGCCACCCCGGACCCCCGCAGCGCCTCGACGGCCGTGCCCGCGAGGTCGGGGTAGACGCAGACGGCGGCGACCGGGGGCACCTCGGGGTGGTCGGGGTCCGGGCGGCGCGCCTGGGCGCACAGCGAGCGGACCTTGCCCGGGGTGTCCGAGCCCTCCAGCGTCGTCAGGTCGATCATCGAGATCGCCGCGTCGAGCGCCCGGAGCTTGGACTCCTTCTTGATGCTGCGGGTGGCCAGCGCCGCCGAGCGGCGTTCGAGGCCCACCTGGTCGACGCCCGGCAGGCCGCGCAGGAACCGGCGCAGGGACCCGTCGTCGCGCACGGCGTCGGCCAGGTCCAGCGAGGCCCGCGGGGCCGGAACGGTCGTCGTCACGCGGCGAGTCTAGGCGGGATCGACGCGGCCGACCCCGGACGCACCACGCCCGCCGCACGGGACGGGCGGCGGGCGTGTGCGGT
This sequence is a window from Pseudonocardia petroleophila. Protein-coding genes within it:
- a CDS encoding adenosine deaminase, producing MPVPLNLETVRDAPKVLLHDHLDGGLRPVTVVELADAVGYGPLPTVDVPALGRWFLDAAHSGSLVRYLETFGHTVGVMQTADALVRVAAECAEDLADDGVVYAEVRFAPELHVDGGLELPAVVEAVLEGFRVGCARAAQRGRRIRVGCLLTAMRHAARSREIAELAIRYRDVGVVGFDIAGAEAGFPPTRHLDAFEYVRQQNGHFTIHAGEAFGLPSIWEALQWCGADRLGHGVRIVDDITVDDNGDASLGRLAAYVRDMRIPLEMCPTSNLHTGAAKSLAEHPIGLLAKLRFRVTVNTDNRLMSDISMSREMAGLAETFGYDWADLQWFTVNAMKSAFIGFDERLALINDVIKPGYAALQA
- a CDS encoding ABC transporter permease; translation: MTATLAKAGRSFGALPGWARSAIVVAIGVGLLAVTATLTGQIQLTSSGTTQAAVRLLLPILFAALGGLWAERAGVINIGLEGMMILGTWGAAWAGYQWGPYAAVVGGLVFGVLGGLLHAVATVTFGVNHIVSGVAITLLGLGVTKYLSTLVFLPISGNPRQSPRVEGFETFSVQPLADGLAAVEREQRVVLSDVAGLLGGLLSGLTPLVVLGFVLVPASYLLLWRTSFGLRLRSCGENPVAAESLGVQVYFYKYVALIVSGGLAGLGGAALTLNPGQLGYLEGQTGGRGYIGLAAMIFGNWRPGGLLAGSALFGYVDGVQLRAGGEAVHALLYGASILAVGLAVVWVLRRRWQTAAIALGAGAVVYAIYFSTETVPREFASYAPQIVTLLVLAVASQRLRPPAAIGVEYRRGEGD
- a CDS encoding PA containing protein, with amino-acid sequence MSNDSIQSFDRMRGMLVRAAEIRDSEQQQIFDSLDEIHARLAALDALGTVRKRLTELPDRTEVSVLAERLDETVAKLDAQDATLASVMRALEALPDKLAKPFAQLDGRLDGMAGRMEGISGRMDGLDDRLGGLHKRLDDLDNRLDRHEMRLDAMPSSVGTPIKERIDGIERVVREQLDGASRAFDETGEGLRNLLGDTSVGLHRRLEDLAGRPAVDPTEPLDGLAARLEALAARLDAVDQAVTDRLESLDKAVDGKFGSLDGRLDEKLGRIDAVLVERPDAAEVRALVERANEESERRNGGQLDEAMATFAELILGRGGQPQSPPPPPRPTQRRSRKVTVKSSNGASAGDTVTDDPDDD
- a CDS encoding thymidine phosphorylase → MSFSTVDVITAKRDGRRLTDEQIDWVLAAYTRGDVADEQMSALAMAILLNGMDAAEIARWTQAMIDSGETLSFGDIGRPLVDKHSTGGVGDKITLPLAPLVAACGAAVPQLSGRGLGHTGGTLDKLESIPGWRASLTLDEIAAQLAAVGAVVCATTPTLAPADRKLYALRDVTGTVESIPLIASSIMSKKIAEGTGGLVLDVKVGSGAFMKTLDRARELARTMVDIGGAHGLATTALVTDMSVPLGRAAGNALEVAESVEVLRGGGPADVVALTVALAREMLALAGITDVDPAQVLASGAAYPVWEAMIAAQGGDPSAALPVASHVETVAADRSGTFTPDALAVGVAAWRLGAGRARKEDAVQAGAGVLLLVDPGAEVGAGTPLLELHTDTPAAVAGARAALDGGLRITDGPAERPELLLDTIRP
- a CDS encoding ABC transporter permease; translation: MTVSRIRTALLPPVLAILFAAALCAVALVISGASPLTALGVMIGQVGQGTTAVDIVNSAAIYYFVALAAAIGFQMKLFNIGIEGQYRLAACVAAIVGGLIVLPPVLHTLVIIVVAVLVGAVWAGIPALLKAYRGVSEVISTIMLNAVSLGLIAFLIRPDSFGVLQGNNISTKPIEPSGQFPGVDTGAGTVFGMVFVAVLLGIGYWFLLNRTRFGFELKASGESATAATAGGVDAKRMVIIALVLSGAVAGLAGLPEVLGRDFAYTLTSPQGYGFTGLAVALLGRNHPAGIAFGALLWAFLDKSAIALDNVGVPRDIVLIMQGSVVLSVVVAYEIVRRYELAAEQRRVAAQLRGVPGTENTSATEKEPSA
- a CDS encoding cytidine deaminase; amino-acid sequence: MDVTDWEALRSAAVSAAGSAYAPYSHLQVGAAAVCDDGRVVTGCNVENASYGLGLCAECTMAGQLRLTGGGRFVAVACRSGTGELLMPCGRCRQVLYEFGGPDCLLDTPRGVRPLSEVLPDAFGPEHLPT
- a CDS encoding ABC transporter ATP-binding protein produces the protein MTDYAVELAGITKRFPGVVANSDIHLAVRRGEVHALCGENGAGKSTLMKILYGIQQPDEGTITVDGGQVRFRSPADAIRAGIGMVHQHFMLADNLTVAENILLGAEAQLGIGAKAKARITELARTVGLDVRPDTLVERLGVADRQRVEIVKVLYRGARTIILDEPTAVLVPQEVDDLFDTLRGMRAEGFTFLFISHKLDEVRAIADSITVIRRGTCVGTADPKAVTSRQLAEMMVGSELPSPETRDSTVTDREVLRVTGLQLASDDGGRPLLSDVDLVVHAGEVLGIAGVEGNGQTELVETIMGMRRAADGAITLSGKDITRAGTLARREAGIGYVAEDRTRYGLLATQPLWANRILGYQSRRPVAHGGLIDREAARRDTQRIVEEFDVRTPGVDVAAAALSGGNQQKLIVGRELSGDPVLLIASHPTRGVDVGAQAGIWEVLRRARANGLAVLLISADLDELIGLSDTIKVMLRGRLVADADPATVTPEELGTAMTGADGAAA